A genomic stretch from Dermochelys coriacea isolate rDerCor1 chromosome 24, rDerCor1.pri.v4, whole genome shotgun sequence includes:
- the C24H1orf43 gene encoding protein C1orf43 homolog produces MLLRGPGPGRAGPGMATATATSSSNWLSGVNVVLVMAYGSLVFVLLFIFVKRQIMRFAMKSRRGPHVPVGQHAPKDLKEEIDIRLSRVQDIKYEPRLLAEDDARLLQLETPGSQCCYNYLYRMKALDAIRASEIPFYVEGRYPQSLMGKNFHAYLLELRNSSTPFRGIRKTLIDTLLDGYDTARYGTGVFGKTEYLKYQGALSELTNIIKARGGSSQRQHQSAAKDLTLSPDVSNSATIQVTYLPSSQKSKRAKHFLELKSFKDNYNTLESTL; encoded by the exons ATGTTGTTGCGGggccccgggccgggccgggccgggccggggatGGCGACGGCGACGGCGACGTCCAGCAGCAACTGGCTCTCCGGGGTCAACGTGGTGCTGGTGATGGCCTACGGGAGCCTG GTGTTTGTGCTGCTCTTCATCTTCGTGAAAAGACAGATAATGCGCTTCGCCATGAAGTCCCGCCGGGGGCCCCATGTGCCGGTTGGACAACACGCCCCCAAG GACCTGAAAGAGGAAATTGACATTCGCCTCTCAAGGGTACAGGACATTAAGTATGAACCCCGGCTGCTGGCTGAAGATGATGCCAGGCTCCTGCAGCTAGAGACACCAGGAAGCCAAT GTTGCTATAACTACTTGTACAGAATGAAGGCACTGGATGCAATCAGAGCTTCTG AGATCCCATTTTATGTAGAAGGCAGATACCCCCAGTCCTTAATGGGAAAGAATTTCCATGCCTACCTGTTGGAGCTGAGAAATTCCAGCACTCCATTCAGAGGCATCCGCAAAACCTTGATTGACACCCTCCTGGACGGGTATGACACTGCACGCTATGGAACAGGG GTCTTTGGGAAGACAGAATATCTGAAGTACCAGGGTGCCCTAAGTGAGCTCACGAACAT TATCAAAGCACGAGGGGGCAGCAGCCAGAGGCAGCACCAGTCAGCAGCGAAGGATCTCACGCTCTCGCCTGATGTCTCCAACTCGGCCACCATCCAGGTCACCTACCTGCCTTCCAGCCAGAAGAGCAAACGTGCCAAACACTTCCTGGAGCTGAAGAGCTTCAAGGACAACTACAACACGCTGGAGAGCACCCTGTGA